The genomic segment ATAAAATGTCGATTTTATGTGTTGTTTATTGGAGTATATCATGTTTATCTACAAGCATTGTATCAAAGAGGGTGAAATATTTGCTTGTTTAATGTGTTGAGAAAAGTCAACAATTtcacaatttccatgggatgtacttattttttttaaaatggctGTACAGAATGTTATATTGTGCAGTTTGGAGGTTTATATTTTGCCTCAGAAAAAACTGTGTCCAAGAAATGGTTAACAGAGGGACGTTCATGAACTCTGTCTTTGCGCtcctcctcccctctctctctctcatacacacacaaccaGGAAATGATTTCGCATTTCAGAGGAAAAGAAACttagagactctctctctctttgtctcgcaGTGCGTGATTTCAGGAAAATggccgaggccagtatttcagtagatcaGGACCAGTTCCTCTGTTCAGTTTGTCTGgatctactgaaggatccagtgacgatcccctgtggtcacagtttctgtaaggtgtgcaTTAATGACTGCTGGGATCAGGATGAGAAGAGCGGAGTTTAttgctgtcctcagtgcagagacactttcactctaaggcctgttctacgcagaaacaacatgctggctgaagtggtggagaaactgaagaagactgaagtccaagctgcttctcctgctcactgttacgctggacctggagatgtggagtgtgatttctgcaccgggagaaaacacaaagccgtcaagtcctgtctgatgtgtCTGGCCGCCttttgtgaaactcatctgaaacctcacTATGAAGTTCCAGCTTTGAAAAAGCACAAGTTAGTCGAAGCTTCTGGAAATCTACAAGAGATGATCTGCTCTCAGCATGATAAAGTGCTGGAGATCTACTGTCATACTGACCAAAGCTTCATCTGTTATCTCTGTACGATGCATGAACACAGAGGTCATGACACAGTCGCAGCTGTAGCAGAAAGAACTGAAAAACAGGTGAGAATGTTTTAGAAACACTTTCAGAACGAATTCATCCTAATTTTACTCGTGTCTACAATCAGATGTTTTAATCTGGTTACAAATTAATCGAAGGTTTAAAAATGTTACGATTGTTTGTTCATCAGAAAGATTTGTCAATGaactaaaagatttttaaagtgtaatatgaatgaatgaatgaatgaatgaatgaatgaatttatttatttcgaacatgtataaaaatgtatgtaactatttgtacatacaaaagaaagaaaatgaaaaaagtgacaaaaaaagaataaataaaataatataaagagctaatacattacaatacaccgcacattgttcgaaaaaggagtgggaagaagtacaatactttttttaatttcccacccctttttaactaccccgaaatccaaactacattaatacacctataaaaatatataccatatatacacttcatgaatatctatataaatatataattacaaaaataaatataacaccattaaaggtagactgactttcagatttttcgaaTTTAGGCCATAaatagaattttccctgacacccaattatgttTTTTTAGTGGACAAAAAGCTACTgaactcgaatcacagacttcaaattttattactttttccctaaaagaacaattcatgaatttagagccctgtggccctaaattctctgccatttttttcttgCCTCACCGTGAGCTAAaccaagatactacgtcacgcaTGACGTGGTGGGGTTTCGCCGTTCGCaacacattgtgggatacaaatttgcaacCTGAGATAACAATAGAACATGTGACTGCGCGCTTGAAacatggaagaccgactacagtaacaggaagtgagaagaaaagactctGTATttggaaggaaaggaaacgccggACCAAACTAATTGCGTTTAACACCTTTTGAtttcattacagcattcagtctttttggggttcacacctgccatcaattaaaaggactctgattaaccccaaataaagttcagacatttactcagttgcatcctgcaGTAAAAGCCAGGATTCACAgacagcttacaaagcatcaaagggatctcattgttgaaaggtatcagtcaggagaaggggacaaaaacatttccacaccattagatataccatggagcacagtgaagacagtcatcaagaagtggagaaaatatgggacaacagtcagtgcgtttacatgcacatccaaatcgagctgctgtcggtaatcgagctaagggtcccagcaggggtgccagagaaatccaatcctacatgcacacaaggaaatcgagctattgtgtgaggtacattgtgcacccgagccacaggtggcgctacacgccccatcgtgttggtacacttccggttgtcatcatgaagaagagctattcaagagtataaacaaagttatcagttccattttcacaagaagagtgtttgtatgtacgaacagaagtgttcctaataaaatggccactaagttgaagttgatctgtaatggtgaacatattaactgttagcctgctaacatgctaataacttaccaactaattggaaatgggtgcgtacatgcccagacacaagtgttcctaataaagtggcggctaaggtgaagtgtcatgccgaccgaggctgttgtgtttcccgcttgtggtctcgtcactcgtcacttccggaaggggcagtgctgaagtaagtagctcgacagggtttacatgcactaagtagctcggctacaatcgcataatctaggtcgcgtagctcgattatgaaaaatccagttcggttcgatttcagccgagctaaggtgtttccatggcatttagaacttcgatttcagtcgagctacggcagaaattcgattttctctatgtgcatgtaaacgcactgagtgacaatACCGAgagctggacgtccctccaaaattgatgaaaagacaagatgaaaactggtcagggaggctgccaagaggcctacagcaacactgaaggagctgcaggaatttctggcaagtactggctgtgtactacatgtgacaacaatctcctcatctcatctcattatctctagccgctttatcctgttctacagggtcgcaggcaagctggagcctatcccagctgactacgggcgaaaggcggggtacaccctggacaagtcgccaggtcatcacagggctgacacatagacacagacaaccattcacactcacattcacacctacgctcaatttagagtcaccagttaacctaacctgcatgtctttggactgtgggggaaaccggagcacccggaggaaacccacgcggacacggggagaacatgcaaactccgcacagaaaggccctcgccggccacggggctcgaacccggaccttcttgctgtgaggcgacagcgctaaccactacaccaccgtgccgccacaacaatctcctgtattctccatatgtctggactgtgaggtagggtcaaagaataacatccaggcccggctaaattttgcaaaaaaatatacATCAACTCtctcaaaagcatgtgggaaaatgtgttatggtttgatgaaaccaaggttgaactttttggccacaattccaaaaggtatgtttggcgcaaaaacaacactgcgcatcaccaaaagaacaccatacccacggtgaagcatggtggtggcagcatcatgttttggggttgtttttcttcagctggaacaggggctttagtcaaggtggagggaattatgaacagttcaaaatatcagtcaattttggcccaaaaccttcaggtgtctgctaaaaagctgaagatgaatttcatctttcagcatggcaatgaccccaaaaaagttttggaacggccagagcccagacctaaatccaattgaaaatctgtggggtgacctgaagagggctgtgcccaagagacgccctcgcaatctgccagatttggagcgcttttgcaaggaagagtggacaaatattgccaagtctagatgtggcaggctgatagactccgacccaaaaaggctaaatgctgtaattaaatcaaaaggtgcttcaagaaagtattagtttaagggtgtgcacacttatgcaaccaacttattgtatgtgatttattttatgttttttccccccaaacagatttttgtttttctatTGAATTgtccaggttataggtcacattaaaggggggaaaagttttgaaatgatttatcgtggtctcattttttttagatcagaaaaacctatcattttaacaggatgTGTGGACTTTTTATATCTCTATCCTATCACTCCTTCAATCAAACTttagggattttttttctctcctcgggACCATGTCTGAAACGGGTGGCTTATACAGGAAATTCACGAGGTTATACTAAAGTCGAGTTTAGGAAAGTCTATTAGTGGCATTACAAAGATAGTGGAGGGTTCGTATTCCCGaaactattacttctgatcactatGTTTGGCAAAAACATTAGCAAACACAAAAATCAAAAAGATGAACATAATGGTTTCATGATATAGTGGACACTGAAACAGGCAGGCGGGATCAATGTtatgttcatttttattttttaaactgtctcttaacacaaaacacgcttttcagcagtttcaaaATAAATTGTGTGCCACAGTACCGAtgtgatttcagccaggggaagagatcctcactgcacacacacacacacacacacacagcacaggccTCACTCTCCATGCACAAaccagtgcttgaccacgcccccactgccacagtgaaaAACAACCGTATACAGTCTTGCTCAGTGAAATACAGTGCACAGTATGATAGTGAATCGAGAGGTTGTTCTCCAGAAGTTGTGCAATATAGGTGTATCGTctaattacacacattttcacTCAGCGAACTTCACCATCGCAATGATAAAAAAAGGACCTTCTACGAAAACTATCGAATGCAcaggaataatatttacattgtgAAATCAATACATAATTTTCGTTATGTCTAACGAATATTGGCTAGAATACGCTCAATGAAAAACGAGCTTCAACAAGATGAGTGACCAGGCTCAAGTTCACCTCAAAAAGATACATATTTGGGCTAATTGCAGCCCGTTATTCACTAATTATAATATTTACGACAGGGAGAAACAGATGAACCAGCATTTGATGTGTAGGATCCATTGGCTCCGTCATATTTTCTGTCACAACTTGAGCACTGAACTTGCAACGTGAATGTTATGATTAGCTCCTCGTCTCACAGGAAAATGACGTAACTGGGTCAGTGCCCGGTCAATGAAAACCTGCGCATAGGCACAGCGGACAACTtctatctgcttgactgcgcaaagcgcgtgctttcatgcacattatttgctttaatcccctcaaattaaataacttcccagccacagaatggcctggtattgttttgaaatattacagaaataaacatgaatcacaatgaccaaatttcagagggaactaaatttcactgattttatgaaatcaaaagtctGTCTTGCTTTAAGAGAATGTTTAATGTATTGTTGCTCAGAGGGCAAATCTTGGGTGTGGCACCATCATCCAGACTTTTACAGCTTAAGCATGTGCACACAAGTCACaactattaaacacacacacagtacacactcgCTTTACAGAACAGCTCGAGACACTGCTGTGTAAAATGTGATAAACTCATTAACAGTTAAACCTCCTGAATGATGCAGCAAAAAACATTCACCTTCCAGTCAGGAGATGATGAGTTTAAATCCCATCGATGCTCTACGCCAGCATAACTGGGCCAGATCTCTCCTCTGTCAATTAGAACAACATTAGCCGTGTGGGTGTGAGCTCATGTATATAGAAGGAGCAGATGCAGGAGGAAGTGGAGGAAAAATAACAAACCTCTAAACAGCTAAATGTTcacagagtgagttaaaggaggagcagatgaaatcccagcagagaatccaggagaagcagaagaaggtgcaggagctgaaacaggctgtgaacactataaaggtgagcagtgagcagagacagagctgctcctagaaacacacacaacatggacaacgagtcatttacagtcccagtaagagagggaatgatagatgagctttaaatcttgtgtgtgtgtgtgtgtgtgtgtgtgtgtgtcctaacagctcagtgcacagacagcagtggaggacagtgagaggatctttactgagctgatcagctccatggagaaaaagcgctgggaggtgacggagctgatcagagatcaggagaaggctgaactgagtcgagctgaacgactcctggagcaactggagcaggagattgctgatcttcagaggagagtcactgagctggagcagctttcacacacacacgatcacatccatttcctccaggtaacacacacacacacacacacacacacacctgtctgtaTAATCCCATAAATATTTCTCCACCTTTCTCCTTCTCcatgatgttttttctttctctctgtagagtttccagtctgtctgtgtctcttctGGACGTGAGGACTCACCCAGCATCACtgtcaatcaacatctctcatttgatggagtgaggaaatctctctctgatctgaaaaagagactcgaggaattctgccAGGAGGAATTCATCAAAATCCCTGAACATGGTGAGAGAAATCGTCCTGCTGggaaatctttactttctctgcagcaCAGTAAAGAGAGACATCAGATTTCCCCAAAACACACAGAAATGATTTCAGATGATGACGTGAACTTCCTGTTATTGCTGCTCTCGACTGGAAAGATGATTTTATACACTTACACTTTTTATTCAGGTCTTAATAGTGTCAAAGCTTCTGTTTTGTTTTCGGTGATTGTACTATTAATAAAGTatagaggacacacacacatttattcacacattcctccaaagagagagagagagagagagagagttcataaGTCATATGAATAACATTTATTCTGTAGTCATTAGTTCCAAAGCAGCTCTCTGCTCGTGCTCATGTTATTAATAAAGTTTATTTCTCCATCGTtcaaaaatcacatttaaatCCCACACCTAGAGAATGTGTTTTCTAAAATAAAACGCTGATTAAACATCAGACACAAATTGTATCACTTTAAACTGTTTCCGTCTTTTACAGAACCTGATTTTTCATCTCCATTGTGTTTCTgtgtctccacagctgcagcagttcagatgaTTTTACCCTCAGAACCAAAGAGCAGAGAAGATTTTCTGCACTGTacgtgtaaaacacacacacacacacacacacacacagtgtctcacTGTCCACATAAATCTATGCTGTGATTAATATctaacatgttcacattttagatttctgtgatctgactctggatcccaacacagtAAATTAtcacctcattctgtctgagaagaacagagtggTGACATCCAGTAAGAGAAAGCAGCCGTACTCTGATCAACCAGAGAGATTTGACTCCTActggcaggtgttgtgtaaggagagagtgtgtggacgctgttactgggaggtggagtggagcagtGAGGGATATGTgttcatatcagtctcatataaagacatcagaaGGAAAGGATGGGGTAATGAGTGTGGGTTTGGACGCAAcagtcagtcctggagtctgcggtgttcttcttcttcttctctctctttctggcacAACAGCATTCAGACTGCTCTCAGAGTTCCAtccccctccagaataggagtgtatgtggatcacagtgcaggaactctgtccttctacagcgtctctgacacgatgaagctcctccacagagtccacaccacattcactcagcctctatacgctgggttcgATTTACCTTATTCTGGATCAGCTGTGAGATTGTGTGctccaaaataaaatattaaatgattTGACGTTTTTAAAATTAAGATGAACAGCTTTACTTTTATAGAGAGAGTTTAAGTCCAATAAAGATGGAACATGAGGAAAGTCttttacagaccctccaggatttcacgatgttgcgatttgcaacttcaacgcaaattcaaccaatccccgcgaattaagGGCGgggctgcaattatatccaatcaccgcaactttcccacaaatttgaccaatcgttggcgttgtgttgaggtgacgtcgacaaactaccttccgccttacttctgtgtttccgttcaagagaagcagcatgtgcgcagtgttgccagattgggcggttttaagtgcattttggcgggttttgaacatattttgggctggaaaacgtcagcaacgctgaaagtgttatgtttacagtgaaggactgtgtgcactttacatgatttttttttacttaatacaagaaattaatggatgccaacatttttgcctaaatggtattttattttccattgtttaggcagcttcagcatcatactgtgagattctgttcaaattgtttctttcttctatgaagcctgagccatttattttattagtttataatcattgtttaatttagtcttcaggagagactgcctgcacacagtcaggggcgccgccagaaattttgggccccatgaaagattagaattttgggccccccaactttgcccaccctcgtcacaattgcactattgtcattatttgacttttgatagcccatggaccttgagtttgtgactttgttattacattttatgtattaacctaccagggactagatgaaaactggtcagtgactaattctggtgcatttacaatcacaaatgaaaattcaagattttgccccatgccttcttgtgctaggacaattggtagtgaaatgtgtgatgtggctgctaataaatcatagaaaaagttttctacccagtgtcaaacacttgactggtgtccgttattagcaacactttaatctagcaaactgtatatggcgctcgctcattaaaaacttcaatcctaaagcatttatgggttgtattgctgcttacctctttctccaaaggggggttcagtggtttggtagggcggaggtccccctgaggctgaatctgtgcatatttagggcaccccattagttatgaaactggttattagcactagttattagcaccagcataacgtaatatttcatcttgtttatcacacaagtcagttcagttattaaaatggaaaaaatgtcactgtacaaactgtaaaagtgttctcttgataggctaatccaaccacgttcatactgttcatttaccatttgctaatattttgaacacacatgtgagcgattagctacctttctttgggaaaaactgggtgaccagttgcctgcctctccggtccctctcagctttcagctgcctttctttacgtttttgacagccactcttcatatttagcgatcatagactgtacgcactccactgctggctggctggctgctgcaccgcgacacagcagcaagtagcgttgcactgatcagcacacagatttaacgcatcgcgcttctaccagaactggaccgtaccatttcgcaaaagggggagggttaaatgacaatatgttgaagaactcaagaaatagacaaccttgttcaattagctcattttaccagatggaatattgcattgttgttatttcaaaagtcttactaaaatcattaaaagcatattatcagcccctaaaagggccccatggcagtgctgggcccctagaattgttctaaccttcccccccggcggcgcccatgcacacagtactagtattaatagtttttttttttcttacatgaaagctgaggcatttatattatattataaggtaacttcatgttgtgctgtgaggttctatacactttaacttttgaaccaacaggagcatttggataagtaaagcctatttttctgcattttggtagtcctggtaatcttttatattggtaaagttgtttataggccatttctcagtgtctttatttttttaatcaatagtttttcagcaataactttaatatttaacatatcactcaattttaatcacaaaaagagaaaatcgcaacaatttctcgcaactttcacttcctcccgcaatgtaatcgcaacaaaaacctaaaaaacaccgcaactttcatcgcaattttttggaaaaccccccgcaacatcagacattttagcccgcaacaatcacaaaaaaggcccgcggaatcctgaggGACTGCTTTTAGATTttctaatatttatttataatatgaGATCTTCATTTCTCTGTCTTTTAGGAGTTTTAATATTATAATTGTGACCATTATATAAAAATAATT from the Neoarius graeffei isolate fNeoGra1 chromosome 2, fNeoGra1.pri, whole genome shotgun sequence genome contains:
- the LOC132881432 gene encoding tripartite motif-containing protein 16-like, translated to MAEASISVDQDQFLCSVCLDLLKDPVTIPCGHSFCKVCINDCWDQDEKSGVYCCPQCRDTFTLRPVLRRNNMLAEVVEKLKKTEVQAASPAHCYAGPGDVECDFCTGRKHKAVKSCLMCLAAFCETHLKPHYEVPALKKHKLVEASGNLQEMICSQHDKVLEIYCHTDQSFICYLCTMHEHRGHDTVAAVAERTEKQSELKEEQMKSQQRIQEKQKKVQELKQAVNTIKLSAQTAVEDSERIFTELISSMEKKRWEVTELIRDQEKAELSRAERLLEQLEQEIADLQRRVTELEQLSHTHDHIHFLQSFQSVCVSSGREDSPSITVNQHLSFDGVRKSLSDLKKRLEEFCQEEFIKIPEHAAAVQMILPSEPKSREDFLHYFCDLTLDPNTVNYHLILSEKNRVVTSSKRKQPYSDQPERFDSYWQVLCKERVCGRCYWEVEWSSEGYVFISVSYKDIRRKGWGNECGFGRNSQSWSLRCSSSSSLSFWHNSIQTALRVPSPSRIGVYVDHSAGTLSFYSVSDTMKLLHRVHTTFTQPLYAGFDLPYSGSAVRLCAPK